The Odontesthes bonariensis isolate fOdoBon6 chromosome 19, fOdoBon6.hap1, whole genome shotgun sequence genome includes the window CTGTCATTGAGCGAGAAACAGGGTGCACCATGTACAGGTCAATATGTTTGTGAATGTTATTAACATAACTACAACAGAAGTTATCTTTACAGATGGACCTAACATATAATGTGTCAGCATATTGAGTTGAGTGACTTGCTGTGTGACTGATTTTTGTTTAAACTAGATCTTATGTTCACTtagttttcaggtgtttttgaGGTGAACAGACAGTTTTCTATACACTATTACATTTGCATCGACTGTGTTCCATGAAAGCCGATGAAAGGTCATGTAACTTCATGTCACTGTGATGTAAAAGCTGCAAGTGTATGTGTCAGACTCAGACTGAGAGTCAGTCATGAGTGTGCATGGCGGTGGTTTGGTTTCACAGCGGCGTGGGGTGCACTCAGAGGTGCCGTCAGGCTCTGATTCCCGGTATCGTCAACTTCAAACCTCCCCTGATACACCACAGCAACACGGCGGCCCTGTATTGTATCAGACCCTGAAACTCGGCGGAGTTAAGTCTCACCTGCTCGAAGAACTGTAACATTTTTATTAAAGGTGTAAGTTTGAGTGTGTGCTTTTTGATGACAAATTTACAGGTTTTATGGCATTATATTGCTTGTAAGAATATAATATTATAATCCTGGTGTAGGTATTCACATCACTTTTGGTTTATTGATCTGTGTGTTTGGTATCTAGCCTAACATTTTGCCCATTCCACATAAGACCGTCAAAGAATAAACACTAAAAGTTACAGTATTTCCAGtactaaagaaaataaaaacgaaAGTTACAACTTAAGTAACAACTAAGTCTGATTGAACATTAATCTATAGGTTGATCATAAACACTAAAAGCAGTTTTCTGAATTCTCAAAGGAAAGGCTCGTAGCAATAAAAACAGACTTTCATAATGACAATAAGATAGAAAAAATAAtgatttcttttgtgttttaggTGCTGCCATGGAGCCTAACTTGCTGTGTATTAAGAGCACCTTTACATTTATATCCATTCAGGCCTAACTTCAACACAACACCACGGGGTGACATATTCTAACACTACACAGAAAAGTCCTCCGGTACAAGTAAAAAGCAGACGGCGACCATTGGCCATGATGGAATGTAGCTATATACATTTATCAAACACTTTATCGCACCGTTGAGAatccttttttcatttcatgctaCGATATAGTTTTACTTTACAATATATCTGTATCAAAAGTTACTTTTAGTTCTACTCAAGACATTAAATCAAACATCCCTTTACTTGTTGCTCTACAAAGCCTTTAAGAACACAACACACTTATAAATTTGATGAATTATTATAGATAAAACAGAATCGTATGATACAAAGGCAAATTAACACTGAACTGGTCAAAGCTTTTGTATTTGATATATACTGTGCTATTGTAATGTATAATTATAGAATACCTTCTGCTTTGAGTTCTTTTACTTTTGGTTAATCAAATTCGTGTCCATAAATACTTATCAATATTGGTGGTTATTTTAAATTACAACCTCCAAACATTTGTTTGCCACTACTGATCAGTAAGATATTCTCAAATATAGATTTATGCATGTAGAAACATCAGTAGTATTACTAAATGTATATTCTCTCGAGCTGGCTCATGAAACAGTGAAGAATACTTGAGCAAACGTATTTCCGGGTAATGaattaaagtttttctttcaaaCTTTTTTATGTCAGGCCACATACAACGATGGTTTACCCACAATTACCCATCCACAGCTGACTCTAGTTGAAATACAACGGGGTTAAAGTAGCAGTTCGTCCAGGGTTTTCTAAACTAAGTAGTtcaaatgtaaagaaaataatcaaaccCCAATATCTAACCAGTGTTTAGTTTTCAAacctttttatttcatgtgaagcgTGGTTTCCAGGGGTCGCCAAACGAGGTATTGCCGTGCTTCTTTTCACACAAACATTGAAATACATACGATGACTGGCCAATGAAAAGAGAAACCACAAAGACGGTTTTTAATGATGCAGTAACGTGATGGATAACAGTAGCTGTAATCCTCTTGTTCTCCGTTTTGATCTCCCTCTGCACCATTCTAATTGTACTCATCGGTAGTAAATACGAGAGATCGGATCCTTTTCGGAAAGATTAAAGAAAgtgcttcatttttttccttcatcttctcagtctgacaaacaaacaaaaagctgaGTCTGGCTTTTCAGCCATCACGATGGAGAAATTAATCAGACATgctacctttttaaaaaaaacaaaaaaaacattggttTTCAATGTCTAAAAGTATGTTCCAATGAACCATTTGtcattaataattaaaaaaaaagaaaccctcAGTTATTATACCGAGTATAGATGAAGCGTTAGCATCTCTGTATATTCACCTGGTTTTATTGATAAATCAGGGTAAcatcacaaaaaataaataaataaacgcaCTAAATCTAGGAGAATTGAGACCGTTGCAGAACATGCTGGAAATCTCCAGTTTTTCTGATGTATTAAATGCATTTCAAGTTCTCCTGAAGAGTGACCTTTTTCTGTTaatattttagaaaataaagacTCTGCAAAAACATGGTAATTTTCAGCCACGAAGAAGTGTTAAGAAGAATTTAGAGATACTAAGTGTTGATCAAATATACCGATAACGCCTCTGAATCTTAGGGTGGTGATAATACAGATGCGCTTCCTCTTAACATCTGTGACACAAtttcacacacacctgtatATACTGAGAGCAGATAACATCTCAGATATTATCTGCCGCTTCAACAGAGCAAACTCCGATAACACAAAAGATGAAGAGCACACAAGAGTCAGTACAGACTGGTTTATTCACTTTCAGCTCAGTATTCTTGACAAGCTTGGGTCACACATGTtcaaagttgaattttttttcccccacgtTTGCATTTCactggaaataaaaacaaaaagaaatccacTGGTGAAACAGTCACTAAAACactgtcttttttaaaaaaaaaaaaaaaaaaaagactgataaAAGAAAACAGGACTGTTAAGGAATGCCCAAAGAACAATGGAATGTCTTTCAAACGTTTAGACTTTGAAAAGTCAACaataaaagaagagaaaaactcATCTGATGAGTGCAGATCTAAAGTGACTGCATCTTTTCTTGCACCAAAAACAAGGTTAGAAAAATtagaagataaaaataaaaagacacgAGCCAACTTTCTGTACCCAGTTAATGTTGTGTTACTACATTAATTCATCTTTTAAATATGTGATCTTAATCCTGATGGTAAGGACTAAATTGAGCATCTTCCAGAGAACAAATCTAATCTTATGGTTTGGCGCCACCTTTAGCTCATAAAGGGAAACAGCAGGAGGACCGCTTGTCCAGGTCCTAGAGTGAGGCTGTCTAGGCTGATGGATGACTCCTCCACCAGGTTTTCATCTGTTGATGACTTCACCTTCGCCGTCTCTGGCAGCTCTACTCCCTCTGTAGGAACAAAGTTTATCATGTTACACGAAGAGCAGAACACAAGCACCATGTTGTTCACTTTACATGTGGCACAATAACTCAATTTTTCTGTCAAACTGCAACTTGCCTGTAGGTTTCAGTGAGAGTTTCAGCGTCTCGGctttgtctccccagttgacaGCTGTTATGTACCTGTCACTCTGGTCCCATAAACGCAGGAAAGCGAGGGATGAGGGAGAGGAGTAAAGAGAGTAGTAGTCGCCGTGAAGGAGGGAGCGCTCTTTGCCTCGCAGGTCACTGAGGGATCTGAACCACTTTCTCACAGCAGCATGCTCTGTACGATTACCCTGCAAATGTGAGGAGCAAGTAATTTTATGACTGACTGTGAATGCAAACATTTGTTGCAAAAGGTTCCCAACTCCACATCGCAAGTTTGAGTGAACACACTTACCTCAGCAGCCTCTTTGGAAGGTTCCTTCTCTACATCCCAAACCATTTTTGGTGATTCTGCACCCTGGGggagtgaaaaacaaaaatataaggTTACATCGTGTAAAAGATGAACAGCTGTTGAAACatttacttttttcttcttttttttttatttaaatagctTACTTCTGCCTCAAGACCAATTTCATCTCCATAGGTAAATACTGGTGTTCCAGGCATGGTGAACAGCAGAAGCTGGTAGAGACGAATCAGGCCCGAAGCCTGCTTAGACAAATGAGCCCGGTTGCTGGCACCGAGTCCCCAGGCCATACTTCTCTGCTGAGAATGAAGGGTGTCCATGTCCCTGATGCGCTCCACACCTGCATAGCAGCAAATCAAATAATCCAAACTCAACAACCAGTGGTggcaacaaacagattttttttaatagacGCAATTGTAAAAGTATGGCAGGACGAACTGGACACTCCAGCCTACCTTCGTTTTTGCTGCTGAGCAGGTCAGACAGGACTAGATCAACACCAGAGGAATTGACCAGCTGAGACACTTCTGGTGCCGAAATATTTTCAACCACACCCATCAGAGCCCTGTGGGAGAGAGCAGGGTCAAGTCAGTCACTTCACAGCAAGGGAACAGGGAGGAAAATGTGTTACACCACAGAGATCAGTTTCAGCCAGTTGAAAATTCAAGATTAAGTTCTATCAGAGCATATATTATAAGTCTAACTGGATAATACACAATGCTGGAATCAGATTTTAAAAAGTTGTCATACAAAAAAACCACCCGCAGGGTGTCGCTTTTTCAGGACTGTGAAGCCAGGACAGGCCTGTGGTTCCCTTTCCAGCTGACCTGCCTTCACAAAACCCCACACACTGGAATGTCTTTGATCTCCACGCTCCCAAGGAAGCAGTCCTGTCAGTTTTCATTTTACGGATGCTTTGGAAAATCTACTTTCCAAGAAAAACAAGCTCTACAACTTCAAAGcttaaaatcagttttttttttgttgttttaaaaaaaaaaaaaaaaaaaaaaaaaggaacttcaCTTGCAGCCACAAAATGTCAAATTGAGATTCCTATGGGTAATCAGTGATGCATCTCACTATCTGTAGGTATTCAAATTTTATTCAAAAGTTTTGAGGGTGAAAATCCTCAACACAACCACAGGAAGTCAGAAAATGGTAACCACATTTACCTCGGTCTGGTTTGCTCAGTGCGGTTGCCCTGGACAGCTTCCCGCAGTTTTGACCAATTGGCCAACTCGGAGGCAAACGACAGGTCAGACACTTTGATGCCATCCACACCCAAATTCAGCCAGTACACTGCTGCAGCCTGGAAGAGAGCATGAGCACTTCAGTTACAGCATTAAGACTAGTTCACGAATGCATTCAGAGAAAGGACAACAGCACGTGATTATTGTAGCCatttcaagcttttttttgtttgttttaacgtGGGTAAAATAATGATGATGTTTATTAATGTACAATTATCTACCTGGACTTTCTCTATAATCTCGTCATCATTGATACCGAACCATGGATTAGTTCCCAGGAAGTTTGGAGTCAGGTCAAGCACCACAGAAATGCCTGTgggaaagaggagagaaagactTGCTTACATCTCATGTTGAGCAGGAGCAGAGAAGCTCTGGTGTTTCAAACTATAAATAAGTCCCGCACGTGCAATTCATAAGGTCTGAGCCTATATAAAGGCGGGAAGCTGATCTCATGTTTAAAATAACCCACCCTTCTTGTGTGCTTTTCCCATCAAAGCTTCCAGAGTTTGCTTTGAGCCAAAAGTTGGGTTGATTTCTTTAAGATTAAGACTGCTTGGTTGGTCAGCCTGGACAGTGTGAAAAGGACCGAGAACCAGGGCTTTCACCTTCAGCTGAGACATGTCATCCAACTTTGCCTCAACACCTAGTAAAGAAACAATAAATTAATGAAGGGCAGAGACAGAAGAAGGAAATGATATACAAGTGTGAATTTCACATCAGACAAAAGCAAACTAGAACTGATGTGTGAAATGTAGCAGGGTCTGAGGGTTAATGGATAGAGGGCGAAGGGCTGGGAAGACATGCTTTAGGTTACAGCAAAGCATAAAACAAGTACGGGGGTGAGTGCTCTTCACTTTTAGGCAAGTATTGCCTTAAGGCTGAAGCACGTGAAGGATCCTATCCACACCCTCTGGTGGCCATTTGAGCTCTTAGCACAAGTAGGTCATTTATGTGAAGACAATGCCAAGTCACGTGCTGTATTTGGAGCGCTTCCAAAAACCTGTTGGAAACCTAAGTGCCCCCTACCAATTAGATTTAGGAAAGGACATTCCGTCCTTCCTACTTGTCTCTAAAAGCACTGACTGTAGCAACAGGgaaaaataaaagttaaatACTAGTAACCTGAATAGTAAGAGCTCAACTGAACCTTAAACCCATATGAGATATGAAAGAAATGACTCGTACATTCCTATGTCCTCTTGGCCTTCGGTCGTTCTGTGCTGGCCTAGTCAGCAGTTTGCTATCAAAGTAGCTGATGCAGGCCATGCAGAGCCAAGGCAACCCAAGACTGTCACAGGACCTCTCAAATGTGAATCAGTGTGAGCCAAATAAGAGGAATAAGAACGATATAGTCACTACAAAAAGGGATATGTGCTGTATTCATTCTTAAGCTAAAATACACTTTACCTTCCATTCCTCCAGAAAAGGCCTCAAGGTCAGAGATCTGGTAGATGGGTCCTTCATTCCACCAGTTCATTTCAGGGATGGGTTTGCAACGTGGGGCCTGGACTATAATCACAATGGCTCCAGCCAGCATGCCGACCCAGCCCAACCAAAACAGGACAAGTAGCACCCAGCGGGTTCGCACCCATCTATACAAACAAAATTAGTACAGGGTTTggaattttttttgtcttatccTAATTTCTAATCCACACCCAAAAACAGACACCATATTTGTAGAACGGTTGTTAGCCCTTACCCTGGAGTGCCAGCGACCTTCATCAGCTCCTCTTTGGAGAGGCCAGTGAATGCGACCTCATCTTCAGGGACCTTCAGCTTGACGCTGCCATTCTTCTCACCACCCGCAGCCTGGCCGTCACCCGTCATGGGCTGCTTCTCAGGGTCCAGCTCATTGAGCTTCACTTCCTCCATGTCGATCTCTGTGTCCTTATTCATGTTTCGATCTGATTTTATAAggacaaacaagagaaaaacattAACTAAGGGTCAGGAAGGGCAacataaaatattttaaaagaagaagaaaaaaataaaataataataataataataataataatagagtGGAAACCTGACCAGAGTTCTGGCCCACGGAACTCGGACAAATTTTGAGTCTAGCATTGTTACATACATCAACGCCTGAATATGAAGGGTTGTTGTCGTTGATGAAACCTAGCAACTGCCCATTTTTAAGTTTAACTGACGGTTATCTTAAAGTCTGAATTTTGACAGGAAGTTCTTTAAATTAAGAAAACATCTTCTGAATTAACTTCAGCTACGTTGTAGTGCGTGTAGTTTGGTTATGGTGATACACGTCATCAAATGTACGTTTTAACAGCCGCTATGAAGCAGCTTTACAAAAATTAGCGGAAATGTATTCGCAACTTTCACAATAAGAATGCAACAGATTTATTAAAAACCAAAAACCGCTTTTCTTATGTTGGGATTCTTACGAGGATAAACTTAGTCTTAATTATGCCTCGCTTCATGGCCAGTCTcagcacaactttttttctccttttacaGACAATGGTATTTGTTCTACCGGAAGTAACAGTCAACCGGCATTTTCTGTTCTGGCTCATCTTaatatcaaacaaacaaacgaaaGAACTACAGAAACTGTAAAACCTGTTCGAACTTTGTAGAAGTGaatccagtttttttttaaataatttgacACGACCAACAATCCTAAACAACAGCCCGACATCGTGTAATTTGTCTTATTCAAAGATGATGAAATCGAGACCATCACTACGTCATGTTGCGCGTGCTGTTCACAAGCTTCCCTGTCTCCGCGTGACTCTGTAATATTAAACAATTTCCAGCTAACCTGATAGATGCTCTGTAACAGCAGACTTAATTTAGTAAATTCAGGCTTACCTGTTAAATATGATGTATAATCCTTCCGATTTTATTGCGCGCGTGTGTGGGTTTTAT containing:
- the LOC142368991 gene encoding amino acid transporter heavy chain SLC3A2-like; protein product: MNKDTEIDMEEVKLNELDPEKQPMTGDGQAAGGEKNGSVKLKVPEDEVAFTGLSKEELMKVAGTPGWVRTRWVLLVLFWLGWVGMLAGAIVIIVQAPRCKPIPEMNWWNEGPIYQISDLEAFSGGMEGVEAKLDDMSQLKVKALVLGPFHTVQADQPSSLNLKEINPTFGSKQTLEALMGKAHKKGISVVLDLTPNFLGTNPWFGINDDEIIEKVQAAAVYWLNLGVDGIKVSDLSFASELANWSKLREAVQGNRTEQTRPRALMGVVENISAPEVSQLVNSSGVDLVLSDLLSSKNEGVERIRDMDTLHSQQRSMAWGLGASNRAHLSKQASGLIRLYQLLLFTMPGTPVFTYGDEIGLEAEGAESPKMVWDVEKEPSKEAAEGNRTEHAAVRKWFRSLSDLRGKERSLLHGDYYSLYSSPSSLAFLRLWDQSDRYITAVNWGDKAETLKLSLKPTEGVELPETAKVKSSTDENLVEESSISLDSLTLGPGQAVLLLFPFMS